Sequence from the Cotesia glomerata isolate CgM1 unplaced genomic scaffold, MPM_Cglom_v2.3 scaffold_1916, whole genome shotgun sequence genome:
taagctcttagagctcaaaaatgtaatttttgtataattttgagctctccgagctcaaatagaTCGCTGTTcggtgcttttgagctctccgagctcacacacacatatacggacatcatcgcggaaacattcggggaagctTTCTAAGACCTTAAAatgtcaacatccgttgaaaactcgattttctaAAAACGTGGTACaaccaataactttcgaaaatttctaattttcttagcggaagttgaaaattattttatacgaATTGTTCGGGAGCAACTACTTTCAATTTACATGATGTGTTATGAAACACTTCGATAATTGTAATCTCCTtagtttttttgttaaaaatcttgtatgtttcattttattagtaactaatattatttgtataatttattttcagttaTATTCTTAATGTTCCATTCACTAATGATGATAAAACTGGAATAGTTTACGTATGGATTGGATCGAAATCGGATCCTGAAGAAGCtcatttaattgaagaaatagCTCGAGAAATGTTCAAAAACGTAGATTAtcattcagaaattttttttcttccatcactttgaaatttaaaatattgaacaatatttttctctctatGTATAGCCCTGGATAAGTTTTCAAGTCTTAAATGAAGGTGAAGAAccagacaactttttttgggttgcTTTAGGAGGCAAAAAATCTTATGATACTGACGATGATTACATGTGTTATACCCGGCTATTCCGGTGCTCTAATGAAAAAGGATATTTTATGATTAGTGAAAAATGTTCAGATTTTTGTCAGGTCA
This genomic interval carries:
- the LOC123274043 gene encoding protein flightless-1-like, whose translation is IFSYILNVPFTNDDKTGIVYVWIGSKSDPEEAHLIEEIAREMFKNPWISFQVLNEGEEPDNFFWVALGGKKSYDTDDDYMCYTRLFRCSNEKGYFMISEKCSDFCQDDLADDDIMILDNGEQVFLWLGAHCSEVEIKLAYKSAQVNLTCF